The segment CGTACAACCGCACGACGGAGGCGCCGAAGTCGATGTCGAAGGCCTGCGTGGGAGCGCGGCGGACGTAGAGCCACCGCAGCATCGGCGCCTCGAGGATGCGGAGCGCGTCCGTGGCCGTCGGCACGCCGCCCGCCGACGAGGACATCTTCTGCACGCCGGCGAAGCCGACGAACGCGTAGATGACCCGGGCCGGGGCGCGCCAGTCGAAGATCGACGACACGATCTCGGTGCCGACGGTGTAGGACGAACCGGGCGTCATGTGGTCGCGACCGGCGGGCTCGAAGTTGACCTTCTCGTAGGCCCACCGCATCGGCCAGTCGACCTTCCAGACGAGCTTGCCGTCGTTGTCGGTGGACAGGTTGGTCGTGCCCTCGAATCCGCACGAGGAGCAGGTGTAGGAAAGCGTCGTGGTGGCGTCGTCGTACGCCGTCGTGGTGACGGTGTCGCGACCGCACCGGCGGCAGTAGGGGCGGTAGGGGAAGCGGGCGATCGCGTCGGCGGAGGAGGTCGCCGACGGGTCGCCCTCCTCGTCGTCCTCGTTGGCGACCGAGTCAGCGAGGTCGGCGGCCTCCTGCTCGGACGCGTCCTCGGCGGGGGCCACCTTCCTGGTGCGGTGCTTGGCGAGCACCGCCTCGATCTCGTCGCGGCGGGCGACGGACTCGAGGACCTGCTCGCGATAGGCGCCGGAGGTGTACATCTGCGTCTGGGAGATCTCCTCCATCTCCACGCCGAGCTCGCGCAGCGCGTCCTGGAGCGGAGCCTTGAAGTGGTCGGCCCAGCTGGCGTGGCACTTCCACGGGTCGGGCACGGCGGTCAGCGGGCGCCCGATGTGGTCGGCCCACTCGGCCGGCACGCCGGCCGGCACCTTGCGGAACCGGTCGAAGTCGTCCCACGAGTGGAGGTGTCGAACCGGGACGCCGCGGCGTCGCAGCTCCTCGGCCACGAAGTGCGGGGTGATGAACTCGCGCAGGTTGCCCAGGTGGATCGGCCCGCTGGGGGAGGCACCGGACGCGACGGTCACCAGGTTGCCCTCGCCCGCGTGACGTACGGCGTCGTCCGCCGCCCGCGTCACCCAGTCGACCGGATCGCCCTGCCCCTGCCGTCCTCGCGCCATGCAGGCAAGGCTAGGGGACGCCGTATGGCGCCGGAGCCGACCCCCGTGGCGGCTCCGACGCCGTGCTCCGAGGAGCGGGCCAGCCGCACACCCCCGCGGCGACCGGCGCAGACAGTATCGACTGGCCGTTCGTTGCCACGCGGATCCTGAGTGCCGGTGGCACTAAACTGCCACCATGCCCGGCGACCCGTCCTCCGTCCTCGCGGCCCTCGGCCTCGACCGGCGGACCGAACAGCTCTACTTCCGTCTGGCCCCCGTGTCCGGTCACACCGTCACCGGGGTCGCGCAGCTGGTGCGGCAGCGGCCCGACCAGCTGATGCGCAGCCTCGCCCCGCTGCTGGAGCGCGGACTGGTGGTGGTGTCCGAGGACCGGATCGTGGTCCCGGCGCTGGCCGAGGCGGTCTCCGAGCTCGTGCTGCGCCAGGCGCGGTCGGCGGCGTCGTCCGCGGCCATGCTGGCCGAGCTGTCGAGCGCGGTGCCGCACCTCGTGGCCTCGACGACGCGCCCCGACCCGCGCCACGTCACCGAGGTCCATCCCCTCGACGGCGAGCTGAGCTCGGGCGGCAACCCGCTGGAGCTCCTGCAGCTGATGCTGCGCACCAGCCGCGGCGACATGCTGTGGCTGCGCCCCGACGCGTGGGCGATGCCGCGCGAGTCGAAGGTCAGCGAGCTGGTCGCCGAGGCGATGGCGACCGGTCGACGCTCCCGAGCGATCTACCCCGCCCGGGCGCTGACCGAGGCACCCGAGGCCCTGCGCGTGCGCGCCGGGTTGGGGGAGCAGGTGCGGATCATCTCGGAGGTGCGCACCCGGATGTTCATCCTCGGCGACACCCACGCAGTGATCCCCGAGCCCATCGGCTTCACCGACGAGCCGCGGGTGCACGTGCGCCAGCGCTCGATCGTCGCGGCCCTGACGATGTGGTTCGAGTCGCTGTGGGACCGGGCCGCGCCGATGCCCGAGCCCGAGGCCGGGCGGGTGAGCCCCGACGGACGGCAGTTCCTGCTCGAGCAGCTGATGGCCGGGACGACCGACGAGGTCATCGCCCGCCAGCTGGGCATCGGCCTGCGCACCGTCCGGCGACGCATCGCGGCCCTCATGACCGAGCTTGGCGTGGACACCCGCTTCCAGGCGGGCGTGGAGGCGGCCCGGCGCGGCTGGCTCTGACCGCGGGGCAGTCCGCGGGGCAGACTCAGTCAGCGGGGCAGGATCATCTCGTACGCCGCCCGCTCGAGGCGCCAGCTGCGGCTGCGCTCGGGCCCGGAGATCTCGCCGTCGGCCGACAGCCAGAACTCGTCGCCGCTCACCTTCACCGACGTACCGCGCAGGGTGACGACGTCGTCGCGCTGGTCGTGCTCGCCCTTGCGCAGGCGCATGACGTAGCCGAGCTTGGCGGCCGGCTTCACCGCACGGCTGATCATCACGTCGAGCAGCCCGTCCTCGGTGTCGGCGTCGGGGTTGAGCTCGGTGCCGCCGCCGACGTTGCCGCCGTTGCCGATGGCCACCATCAGCACCGGCCGGTCGACGTCGTTGACGACCCCGCCGTCGAGCTCGACGCGCAGGCGCCAGCTGGGCGGGTGGAAGGCGGACAGGACGGCGCCGATGGGGTAGCCGAGCTTGCCGAGGTTGACCTTGCCGACGCCGACGGCGCCCAGCCGGGTCTTCCACTTCGCGCCCTTGCGGCTGGCCTGCGCTCCGACACCGACGTGCACGTTGTTGACCACGACGTTGCCGGTCTCGTCGACGATGAGGTCGACCTTGCGGGGCTCGCCCGACAGCACGAGCCGGGCCGCGTCCTCGACCTCGAGCGGGATGTCGTTGCCGCGAGCGAAGTCGTTGCCGGTGCCCATCGGCAGCAGGGCGAGGGTCGTCTGGTCGAGCTCGCGGCGCTTGTGCAGCGCGGTCACGACCGCGTGCAGGCTGCCGTCGCCTCCGGCCACCACGACCGTACGGCCGCCGGCGCGGTGGAGCACGCCGTCGAGCTCGCCGGGGTTGGAGGTCTTGGCGACCTCGACGGAGGCCTTCTCGCGGAGGACGACGAGGGCCTCGGCGAGCCGCTCCTCGTCGGAGGTGCCGGCGTCGGCGTTGGTGATGACCAGCAGGGAGCGCACGTCCGGACCCTAGCCGACCCCTGTGCGATAGCGTGGCGTCGCAAGAGCCCCGGTGCCTTGTGCCGGGGCCCTTCGCATTTTTCCCGCACCGACCGTTTTCTGCCGAATGACAGAGGGAGGGCTGAGATGCCCGCGATCGTCGTGCTCGGCGCCCAGTGGGGCGACGAGGGCAAGGGCAAGGCCACCGACCTGCTGGCCACCACGGACCCGATCGACTTCGTGGTCCGCACCAGTGGTGGCCACAACGCCGGCCACACCATCGTGATCGACGGTGAGAAGTACGCCACCCACCTGCTGCCGAGCGGCATCCTCACACCGGGGGCCACCTCGGTGATCGCCAACGGCGTGGTGGTCTCCCCGGAGGCGCTGTTCCGTGAGCTCGACGGGCTCCTCGCCCGCGGGGTGGAGGTGGCCGACCTGAAGGTGAGCGCCAACGCCCACGTCATCGCGAGCTACCACGCCACCATCGACAAGGTCACCGAGCGCTTCCTCGGCAAGAACCAGATCGGCACCACGGGCCGCGGCATCGGCCCGGCCTACGCCGACAAGATCAACCGCGTCGGCGTCCGGATCGCCGACCTCTTCGACGAGA is part of the Nocardioides cavernae genome and harbors:
- the lysS gene encoding lysine--tRNA ligase, producing MARGRQGQGDPVDWVTRAADDAVRHAGEGNLVTVASGASPSGPIHLGNLREFITPHFVAEELRRRGVPVRHLHSWDDFDRFRKVPAGVPAEWADHIGRPLTAVPDPWKCHASWADHFKAPLQDALRELGVEMEEISQTQMYTSGAYREQVLESVARRDEIEAVLAKHRTRKVAPAEDASEQEAADLADSVANEDDEEGDPSATSSADAIARFPYRPYCRRCGRDTVTTTAYDDATTTLSYTCSSCGFEGTTNLSTDNDGKLVWKVDWPMRWAYEKVNFEPAGRDHMTPGSSYTVGTEIVSSIFDWRAPARVIYAFVGFAGVQKMSSSAGGVPTATDALRILEAPMLRWLYVRRAPTQAFDIDFGASVVRLYDEWDALGRKAADPAKSDVATLAWHRASETASTGRLPSPAVPVPFRTLSSVADVTAGSADLISRIIESSGFPHDSVADLEPRLSKAMQWTAEHVPADERTTVREAPDTERLSSLSEDEELWLRIFLDRLPDDGDLDAVTSVVYGVPKVARGLGFDDAPTDQVKADQKDFFRLLYNLLVDADRGPRLPTLVLALGPAKVRQLLGA
- a CDS encoding diacylglycerol/lipid kinase family protein; translation: MRSLLVITNADAGTSDEERLAEALVVLREKASVEVAKTSNPGELDGVLHRAGGRTVVVAGGDGSLHAVVTALHKRRELDQTTLALLPMGTGNDFARGNDIPLEVEDAARLVLSGEPRKVDLIVDETGNVVVNNVHVGVGAQASRKGAKWKTRLGAVGVGKVNLGKLGYPIGAVLSAFHPPSWRLRVELDGGVVNDVDRPVLMVAIGNGGNVGGGTELNPDADTEDGLLDVMISRAVKPAAKLGYVMRLRKGEHDQRDDVVTLRGTSVKVSGDEFWLSADGEISGPERSRSWRLERAAYEMILPR
- a CDS encoding helix-turn-helix transcriptional regulator encodes the protein MPGDPSSVLAALGLDRRTEQLYFRLAPVSGHTVTGVAQLVRQRPDQLMRSLAPLLERGLVVVSEDRIVVPALAEAVSELVLRQARSAASSAAMLAELSSAVPHLVASTTRPDPRHVTEVHPLDGELSSGGNPLELLQLMLRTSRGDMLWLRPDAWAMPRESKVSELVAEAMATGRRSRAIYPARALTEAPEALRVRAGLGEQVRIISEVRTRMFILGDTHAVIPEPIGFTDEPRVHVRQRSIVAALTMWFESLWDRAAPMPEPEAGRVSPDGRQFLLEQLMAGTTDEVIARQLGIGLRTVRRRIAALMTELGVDTRFQAGVEAARRGWL